In one window of Kitasatospora sp. MMS16-BH015 DNA:
- a CDS encoding ABC transporter permease: MAQRVERPDRGFLGELKGAVTPRAALLVIGVLLLQLGFITSYVGALHSPKPHELSVAVVAPPQVAPKLVGALEQVPNEAVKASTAPDAATATQRIKDQKLYAALVFNPTGTQDTLLVADARGPAAARAATTVVTALDQAQGRTVQVENVIPLAKGDANGLSSFYLVIGWCVGGYLVASILGISAGARPANGNRAVIRLGVLALYSVAAGIGGAVIVGPVLNALPGSLWGLYGLGALVVFSVGAITMAMQSLFDIIGIGLAVLVFVVLGNPSAGGVFPPPMMPTFWRAIGAWIPNGAGTDVARSIAYFGGTNIGMPLLVLFVWALIGILVTLVAVVRKPRLGRPALSGQD, translated from the coding sequence ATGGCCCAGCGAGTGGAACGACCGGACAGGGGATTCCTCGGCGAACTCAAGGGAGCTGTCACCCCGCGTGCGGCCCTGCTGGTGATCGGCGTCCTGCTGCTCCAGCTCGGGTTCATCACCTCGTACGTCGGCGCGCTGCACAGCCCCAAGCCGCACGAGCTCTCGGTCGCCGTGGTCGCCCCGCCGCAGGTGGCCCCCAAGCTGGTGGGCGCGCTGGAGCAGGTGCCGAACGAGGCGGTGAAGGCGAGCACCGCCCCGGACGCGGCCACCGCCACCCAGCGGATCAAGGACCAGAAGCTCTACGCCGCCCTGGTCTTCAACCCCACTGGCACCCAGGACACCCTGCTCGTCGCCGACGCGCGCGGCCCGGCCGCCGCTCGGGCCGCCACCACGGTCGTGACCGCCCTCGACCAGGCCCAGGGCCGCACCGTGCAGGTGGAGAACGTCATCCCGCTGGCCAAGGGCGACGCCAACGGGCTCTCCTCCTTCTACCTGGTGATCGGCTGGTGCGTCGGCGGCTACCTGGTCGCCTCGATCCTCGGCATCAGCGCCGGGGCCCGGCCGGCCAACGGCAACCGGGCGGTCATCCGGCTGGGCGTGCTCGCGCTCTACTCGGTCGCGGCGGGCATCGGCGGCGCGGTGATCGTCGGGCCGGTGCTGAACGCGCTGCCCGGCTCGCTCTGGGGCCTGTACGGCCTGGGCGCGCTGGTGGTCTTCTCGGTCGGCGCCATCACCATGGCGATGCAGTCGCTCTTCGACATCATCGGCATCGGGTTGGCCGTGCTGGTCTTCGTGGTGCTCGGCAACCCGAGCGCGGGTGGCGTCTTCCCGCCACCGATGATGCCGACCTTCTGGCGGGCGATCGGCGCCTGGATCCCCAACGGGGCCGGCACCGACGTGGCCCGCTCGATCGCCTACTTCGGCGGCACCAACATCGGGATGCCGCTGCTGGTGCTCTTCGTCTGGGCGCTGATCGGCATCCTGGTCACCCTGGTCGCGGTGGTCCGCAAGCCCCGGCTGGGCCGCCCGGCCCTGAGCGGCCAGGACTGA
- a CDS encoding MarR family winged helix-turn-helix transcriptional regulator yields the protein MTAAGRKSDEVAAEEAFLAVEREVAVLFRRGRARTAEMSRRVHPALEGVAYSLLGHIEETGPVRLTDIGLHFGVGKPTISRQIKALEGLGLVVREVDPLDRRSSLVSLTADGAERYRRAREGRMARFRALMATWQTVDVERFAELLERFNELTGEVDVRRLDGS from the coding sequence ATGACTGCTGCTGGCCGGAAGAGTGACGAGGTGGCGGCCGAGGAGGCGTTCCTGGCGGTGGAGCGCGAGGTGGCGGTGCTGTTCCGGCGCGGCCGGGCCCGGACGGCGGAGATGTCCCGGCGGGTGCACCCGGCGCTGGAGGGCGTCGCGTACAGCCTGCTCGGCCACATCGAGGAGACCGGCCCGGTGCGGCTGACCGACATCGGCCTGCACTTCGGCGTGGGCAAGCCGACCATCAGCCGGCAGATCAAGGCCCTGGAGGGGCTCGGCCTGGTGGTCCGCGAGGTCGACCCGCTGGACCGGCGCTCCTCGCTGGTCTCGCTCACCGCGGACGGCGCCGAGCGGTACCGCCGGGCCCGGGAGGGGCGGATGGCGCGGTTCCGCGCGCTGATGGCCACCTGGCAGACGGTGGACGTGGAGCGGTTCGCCGAGCTGCTGGAGCGGTTCAACGAGCTGACCGGCGAGGTGGACGTCCGACGGCTCGACGGGAGCTGA
- a CDS encoding GtrA family protein, with amino-acid sequence MPSPTQRALALVPERVRPLLVRHRKLVKFLLVGGTCFVLTMVVNFALKLTVLKEKPVIALTIATVLATVVSYALNRQWAFRANGRQREAVLFFVVSGLAILVNDAPLALSRYVFDLREPDVSHFGQEVADFLSGMIVGTLLAMVFRYWAMKRWVFLPDTPPAPAGRPEPERVP; translated from the coding sequence ATGCCGTCACCTACACAACGGGCCCTGGCCCTGGTGCCCGAACGGGTGCGACCCCTGCTGGTGCGTCACCGCAAGCTGGTGAAGTTCCTGCTGGTGGGCGGGACCTGCTTCGTGCTGACGATGGTCGTCAACTTCGCGCTGAAGCTCACGGTGCTGAAGGAGAAGCCGGTCATCGCATTGACCATCGCCACGGTCCTGGCGACGGTGGTCAGCTACGCGCTGAACCGGCAGTGGGCCTTCCGGGCGAACGGGCGCCAGCGCGAGGCGGTGCTGTTCTTCGTGGTGAGCGGGCTCGCGATCCTGGTCAACGACGCGCCGCTGGCCCTCTCCCGGTACGTGTTCGACCTGCGGGAGCCGGACGTGAGCCACTTCGGGCAGGAGGTGGCGGACTTCCTCAGCGGGATGATCGTCGGCACCCTGCTGGCGATGGTCTTCCGGTACTGGGCGATGAAGCGCTGGGTCTTCCTGCCGGACACGCCGCCGGCCCCGGCCGGGAGGCCGGAGCCGGAACGGGTGCCGTAG
- the lon gene encoding endopeptidase La, whose protein sequence is MASTSTPLTLPVLPLDDEVVLPGMVVPLDLKDTEVRAAVEAARAGAQGGKPLVLLVPRLDGSYAAVGTLASVEQVGRLADGEPAALVRAVRRVRIGAGTTGPGAALWVETSAFRESDAGLPVAGRAAELVKEYKALTTQWLRKRGAWQVVDRVAQIEGIGELADQIGYAPFATAEQKLKVLLEADQVARLEFALGLLRDHLAEEEVNDTIRKDVEEGVAKQQKEFLLRRQLEAVRKELAELNGEAVDEEGDYRARVEAADLPEKVREAALKEVDKLERSSDQSPEGSWIRTWLDTVLELPWNERSEHAYDIQGARAVLDADHAGLGDVKDRIVEYLAVRKRRADQGLGLVGGRGSEGAARSASVEGGGGRRAGGAVLALVGPPGVGKTSLGESVARAMGRDFVRVALGGVRDEAEIRGHRRTYVGALPGRIVRAIKEAGSMNPVVLLDEIDKVGSDYRGDPAAALLEVLDPAQNHTFRDHYLEVELDLSDVVFLATANVLEAIPEALLDRMELVRLDGYTEDEKVVIARDHLLPRQLERAGLKPEEITVEEAALRLLAGEYTREAGVRNLERSVARILRKIAAQSELGERELPTTVGAADLRGLIGRPHHTPESAQEPAERRTAVPGVATGLAVTGAGGDVLYIEASLADAETGGTGLTLTGQLGDVMKESAHIALSYLRSRGAELELPVTGLRERGIHLHVPAGAVPKDGPSAGITMTTALASLLSGRRVRPEVAMTGEVSLTGRVLPIGGVKQKLLAADRAGLTTVIIPKRNEADLDDVPAEVLARLTVHPVADVREVLELALDSAEVLIRA, encoded by the coding sequence ATGGCATCGACGTCCACTCCGCTCACTCTGCCTGTGCTGCCGCTCGACGACGAGGTCGTGCTCCCCGGCATGGTCGTGCCGCTGGATCTGAAGGACACCGAGGTGCGGGCCGCCGTGGAGGCCGCCCGGGCCGGGGCCCAGGGCGGGAAGCCGCTGGTGCTGCTGGTGCCCCGGCTGGACGGCTCGTACGCGGCGGTCGGCACCTTGGCCTCCGTCGAGCAGGTCGGGCGGCTGGCCGACGGGGAGCCGGCCGCGCTGGTGCGGGCGGTGCGAAGGGTGCGGATCGGCGCCGGTACCACGGGGCCGGGGGCCGCGCTCTGGGTGGAGACCAGTGCGTTCCGAGAGTCCGACGCCGGGCTGCCGGTGGCCGGGCGGGCCGCCGAGCTGGTGAAGGAGTACAAGGCGCTGACCACGCAGTGGCTGCGCAAGCGCGGTGCCTGGCAGGTGGTCGACCGGGTGGCCCAGATCGAGGGCATCGGCGAGTTGGCCGACCAGATCGGGTACGCGCCGTTCGCCACCGCCGAGCAGAAGCTCAAGGTGCTGCTGGAGGCCGACCAGGTGGCCCGCCTGGAGTTCGCGCTGGGCCTGCTGCGCGACCACCTCGCCGAGGAGGAGGTCAACGACACCATCCGCAAGGACGTGGAGGAGGGCGTCGCCAAGCAGCAGAAGGAGTTCCTGCTCCGCCGCCAGCTGGAGGCCGTCCGCAAGGAGCTGGCCGAGCTGAACGGCGAGGCCGTCGACGAGGAGGGCGACTACCGGGCCCGGGTCGAGGCCGCCGACCTGCCCGAGAAGGTGCGGGAGGCCGCGCTCAAGGAGGTCGACAAGCTGGAGCGCTCCTCCGACCAGTCGCCGGAGGGCTCCTGGATCCGCACCTGGCTGGACACCGTCCTGGAGCTGCCCTGGAACGAGCGCAGCGAGCACGCGTACGACATCCAGGGCGCGCGGGCGGTGCTGGACGCCGACCATGCGGGCCTGGGCGACGTGAAGGACCGGATCGTCGAGTACCTGGCCGTGCGCAAGCGCCGGGCCGACCAGGGGCTCGGGCTGGTCGGCGGGCGTGGATCAGAAGGGGCGGCGCGTAGCGCCTCGGTTGAGGGTGGTGGTGGGCGACGGGCGGGCGGCGCGGTGCTGGCGCTGGTCGGGCCGCCCGGGGTGGGCAAGACCTCGCTGGGTGAGTCGGTCGCCCGGGCGATGGGGCGTGACTTCGTCCGGGTCGCGCTCGGCGGCGTGCGGGACGAGGCCGAGATCCGGGGCCACCGCCGCACCTACGTCGGCGCGCTGCCGGGCCGCATCGTGCGGGCGATCAAGGAGGCCGGCTCGATGAACCCGGTCGTGCTGCTCGACGAGATCGACAAGGTCGGCTCCGACTACCGGGGCGACCCGGCGGCGGCGCTGCTCGAGGTGCTCGACCCGGCGCAGAACCACACCTTCCGCGACCACTACCTGGAGGTCGAGCTCGACCTCTCCGACGTGGTCTTCCTGGCCACCGCCAACGTGCTGGAGGCCATCCCCGAGGCGCTGCTCGACCGGATGGAGCTGGTGCGCCTCGACGGCTACACCGAGGACGAGAAGGTGGTCATCGCCCGTGACCACCTGCTGCCCCGGCAGCTGGAGCGGGCCGGGCTGAAGCCCGAGGAGATCACCGTCGAGGAGGCGGCGCTCCGGCTGCTCGCGGGGGAGTACACCCGCGAGGCGGGCGTCCGCAACCTGGAGCGCTCGGTGGCCCGCATCCTGCGGAAGATCGCTGCGCAGAGCGAGCTGGGCGAGCGCGAGCTGCCCACCACCGTCGGCGCGGCCGACCTGCGCGGCCTGATCGGGCGTCCGCACCACACCCCCGAGTCCGCCCAGGAGCCGGCCGAGCGGCGCACCGCGGTGCCGGGCGTGGCCACCGGCCTGGCCGTCACCGGCGCGGGCGGCGACGTCCTCTACATCGAGGCCTCGCTGGCCGACGCCGAGACCGGCGGCACCGGCCTGACCCTGACCGGTCAGCTGGGCGACGTGATGAAGGAGTCCGCGCACATCGCGCTCTCCTACCTGCGTTCGCGCGGCGCCGAGCTGGAGCTGCCGGTCACCGGCCTGCGGGAGCGCGGCATCCACCTGCACGTGCCGGCCGGTGCCGTCCCCAAGGACGGCCCGAGCGCCGGCATCACCATGACCACGGCGCTGGCCTCCCTGCTCTCCGGCCGCCGCGTCCGCCCCGAGGTGGCCATGACCGGTGAGGTCTCGCTGACCGGCCGCGTGCTCCCGATCGGCGGGGTCAAGCAGAAGCTCCTCGCCGCCGACCGCGCCGGGCTCACCACGGTGATCATCCCCAAGCGCAACGAGGCGGATCTGGACGACGTCCCGGCCGAGGTGCTGGCCCGCCTCACGGTCCATCCCGTCGCCGATGTCCGGGAGGTCCTGGAGCTGGCCCTGGACTCCGCGGAGGTGCTGATCCGGGCGTGA
- a CDS encoding inorganic phosphate transporter, with product MEHITFLVAVVIITALAFDFTNGFHDTANAMATSIATGAFKPKVAVTVAAVLNFAGAFLSVKVATTISGGIVNEKVGIQPSIIFAALAGAILWNLLTWLRGLPSSSSHALYGGLIGATIVGVGMNGVNFGVVVSKILIPAVASPIVAGAAAWAATKLAYRITRRSNEESTAKGFRKGQVFSASLISLAHGTNDAQKTMGIITLTLVSVGALPKHALPPTWVIVSAGAAIALGTYMGGWRIIRSMGKGLTDIQPTQGFASESAAATVILTSSHMGYGLSTTQVCSGGIMGAGLGKPGGTVRWSMARRMVYAWGLTLPAAAVVSGAAAFVADKGTWGVLLVGVVLVAGSAAMYVISRRQPVHSGNVNEVTPVEVPTATTAPATTVAA from the coding sequence ATGGAACACATCACGTTCCTGGTGGCCGTTGTGATCATCACGGCGCTCGCCTTCGACTTCACGAACGGCTTCCACGACACCGCCAACGCGATGGCCACGTCCATCGCCACGGGAGCCTTCAAGCCCAAGGTCGCGGTCACCGTCGCCGCGGTCCTCAACTTCGCGGGTGCCTTCCTCTCCGTGAAGGTCGCCACCACCATCTCCGGTGGCATCGTCAACGAGAAGGTCGGCATCCAGCCGTCGATCATCTTCGCGGCCCTGGCAGGCGCCATCCTGTGGAACCTGCTGACCTGGCTGCGCGGCCTGCCCTCCAGCTCCTCGCACGCGCTGTACGGCGGCCTGATCGGCGCCACCATCGTGGGTGTAGGGATGAACGGCGTGAACTTCGGCGTGGTGGTCTCCAAGATCCTGATCCCCGCCGTCGCCTCCCCGATCGTCGCCGGTGCGGCGGCCTGGGCCGCCACCAAGCTGGCGTACCGGATCACCCGCAGGAGCAACGAGGAGTCCACCGCCAAGGGCTTCCGCAAGGGCCAGGTCTTCTCGGCCTCGCTGATCTCGCTCGCGCACGGCACCAACGACGCGCAGAAGACCATGGGCATCATCACCCTGACGCTGGTCTCGGTCGGCGCCCTGCCCAAGCACGCGCTGCCCCCCACCTGGGTCATCGTCAGCGCCGGTGCGGCCATCGCGCTCGGCACCTACATGGGCGGCTGGCGCATCATCCGCTCGATGGGCAAGGGCCTCACGGACATCCAGCCCACCCAGGGCTTCGCCTCCGAGTCGGCCGCCGCCACGGTCATCCTCACCTCCTCGCACATGGGCTACGGCCTCTCCACCACCCAGGTCTGCTCCGGCGGCATCATGGGCGCCGGCCTCGGCAAGCCGGGCGGCACCGTCCGCTGGTCGATGGCCCGCCGCATGGTCTACGCCTGGGGCCTGACCCTGCCGGCCGCCGCCGTGGTCTCCGGCGCCGCCGCCTTCGTCGCGGACAAGGGCACCTGGGGCGTCCTGCTGGTCGGCGTGGTGCTGGTCGCCGGCTCCGCCGCGATGTACGTGATCTCCCGCCGCCAGCCTGTCCACTCGGGCAACGTCAACGAGGTCACCCCGGTCGAGGTCCCGACCGCCACCACCGCTCCCGCGACCACCGTCGCGGCCTGA
- a CDS encoding MDR family MFS transporter, whose protein sequence is MNDAPPAQTPVTMSHRQVLEALSGLLLGLFVAVLSSTVVSNALPRILGDLHGGESAYTWVVTAALLSLTASTPIWGKLSDLVSKKLLVQIGLVIYIVSSACAGLSQNITELITCRVFQGIGAGGVTALAQICLAAMVPPRERGRYSGYFGAVFALATIGGPLIGGVVVDTSWLGWRWCFYLGIPFSLIAIVVLQRTLHLPVVKRKAKIDYLGALLITGAVSLLMIWISLAGKNYDWLSWQTAAMVGGGLALAVLFVLAERRAAEPIVPLSLFRHRTVSLAAGASALVGIGMYGATTFLSQYFQLAKEKSPTMAGILTLPMILGLALSSTLAGKLITKYGRWKGFLVAGTFLLAVGFGLLGTVKDDTPYGLLSLYMAATGIGLGLTMQNLVLAVQNTVPRHELGAASSTVTFFRTMGGAMGVSALGALLANRVSHHLAAAGLHGGGNEIPDLHKLPAPVVPLVTDAFGRGVGSVFLVAAPFALLAFLLVLLIREAPLKTTVEEAAAQPKLELVRD, encoded by the coding sequence ATGAACGACGCACCGCCGGCGCAGACGCCGGTGACCATGAGCCACCGTCAGGTGCTCGAAGCCCTCTCCGGGCTGCTGCTCGGCCTCTTCGTGGCCGTGCTCTCCTCGACGGTGGTCTCCAACGCCCTGCCCCGGATCCTCGGCGACCTGCACGGCGGCGAGTCCGCGTACACCTGGGTGGTCACCGCCGCGCTGCTCTCGCTCACCGCCTCCACCCCGATCTGGGGCAAGCTCTCCGACCTGGTGAGCAAGAAGCTGCTGGTGCAGATCGGGCTCGTGATCTACATCGTCTCCTCGGCCTGCGCCGGCCTCTCGCAGAACATCACCGAGCTGATCACCTGCCGGGTCTTCCAGGGCATCGGCGCGGGCGGCGTCACCGCGCTGGCCCAGATCTGCCTGGCCGCCATGGTGCCGCCGCGCGAGCGCGGCCGGTACAGCGGGTACTTCGGCGCCGTCTTCGCGCTGGCCACCATCGGCGGGCCGCTGATCGGCGGGGTCGTGGTGGACACCAGCTGGCTGGGCTGGCGCTGGTGCTTCTACCTGGGCATCCCGTTCTCGCTGATCGCCATCGTGGTGCTGCAGCGCACCCTGCACCTGCCGGTGGTGAAGCGGAAGGCGAAGATCGACTACCTCGGCGCACTGCTGATCACCGGCGCGGTGAGCCTGCTGATGATCTGGATCAGCCTGGCGGGCAAGAACTACGACTGGCTCTCCTGGCAGACCGCCGCGATGGTCGGCGGCGGGCTCGCGCTGGCGGTGCTCTTCGTGCTGGCCGAGCGGCGGGCGGCCGAGCCGATCGTGCCGCTGAGCCTCTTCCGCCACCGCACCGTCTCGCTGGCGGCCGGGGCCAGCGCGCTGGTGGGCATCGGGATGTACGGCGCGACCACCTTCCTGAGCCAGTACTTCCAGCTGGCCAAGGAGAAGTCGCCGACCATGGCCGGCATCCTGACCCTGCCGATGATCCTCGGCCTGGCCCTCTCCTCCACCCTGGCCGGCAAGCTGATCACCAAGTACGGCCGCTGGAAGGGCTTCCTGGTGGCCGGCACCTTCCTGCTGGCGGTCGGCTTCGGCCTGCTCGGCACGGTCAAGGACGACACCCCGTACGGGCTGCTCTCGCTCTACATGGCCGCGACCGGCATCGGCCTCGGGCTGACCATGCAGAACCTCGTGCTGGCCGTCCAGAACACCGTGCCCCGGCACGAGCTCGGTGCCGCCAGCTCCACCGTCACCTTCTTCCGCACCATGGGCGGGGCGATGGGCGTCTCGGCGCTCGGCGCGCTGCTGGCCAACCGGGTCTCCCACCACCTCGCCGCGGCCGGCCTGCACGGCGGCGGGAACGAGATCCCGGACCTGCACAAGCTGCCAGCTCCGGTGGTGCCGCTGGTGACGGACGCCTTCGGCCGCGGGGTCGGCTCGGTCTTCCTGGTGGCGGCGCCGTTCGCGCTGCTGGCCTTCCTGCTGGTGCTCCTGATCCGCGAAGCGCCGTTGAAGACGACGGTCGAGGAGGCAGCCGCTCAGCCGAAGTTGGAGCTCGTCCGGGACTGA
- a CDS encoding C40 family peptidase, producing MGAGQRTEAGGGLAGRGTRPWVRAALRCGAVLAVASLALPLGTAAYAAPAPTPTITVAAGADPLADAKATLGPMLDRLHQLYQDAELATDKYNGAVAELAKEQAAVTDLRARVSRQQSAVDAGTDLASLLAAAQYRNGNASEYADLLLAKDPYEAVMIAELLAAAGRSQSVFLDKLKTDRSTLNELQAQAEQALIKSTALTAQQAQAKEDVAKRLAEVEQMVASLTGAQRDELAQLEKQQADASQLAFLASGALGKGERTPSAAGRKAVAFAMAQLGKDYEWGAEGPNTYDCSGLTSQAWLSAGVQIPRTSQEQWAQLKHVPLNQLRPGDLILYHEDASHVAIYIGGGLVTQAPHTGAVVKVSPIGMSPILGAVRPDPDSTADDAGGQWTVPPIPQGADGATPIQPTKPVNLPTPTPAPPTPTAGPVTKPPVTPTPTGKPPVTPTPAPTPTTPTPTAPTTPGTPTTPGTPTPTPTPSPSSSDSASASSSVSASGSGSASPTS from the coding sequence ATGGGGGCTGGACAGCGCACGGAGGCAGGCGGCGGGCTCGCCGGACGCGGCACGCGCCCGTGGGTGCGCGCCGCGCTGCGCTGCGGAGCCGTGCTGGCCGTCGCCTCGCTCGCGCTGCCGCTCGGCACCGCCGCGTACGCCGCCCCCGCCCCGACGCCCACCATCACGGTGGCCGCCGGCGCCGACCCGCTGGCCGACGCCAAGGCCACCCTCGGCCCGATGCTCGACCGGCTGCACCAGCTCTACCAGGACGCCGAGCTGGCCACCGACAAGTACAACGGCGCCGTCGCCGAGCTGGCCAAGGAGCAGGCGGCCGTGACCGACCTGCGCGCCCGGGTCTCCCGCCAGCAGAGCGCGGTGGACGCCGGCACCGACCTCGCCTCGCTGCTCGCCGCCGCCCAGTACCGCAACGGGAACGCCTCCGAGTACGCCGACCTGCTGCTCGCCAAGGACCCGTACGAGGCCGTGATGATCGCCGAGCTGCTGGCCGCGGCCGGCCGCTCGCAGTCGGTCTTCCTCGACAAGCTCAAGACCGACCGCAGCACGCTCAACGAGCTCCAGGCCCAGGCCGAGCAGGCGCTGATCAAGTCCACCGCGCTCACCGCCCAGCAGGCCCAGGCCAAGGAGGACGTGGCCAAGCGGCTGGCCGAGGTCGAGCAGATGGTCGCCTCGCTGACCGGCGCCCAGCGGGACGAGCTGGCCCAGCTGGAGAAGCAGCAGGCCGACGCCTCCCAGCTCGCCTTCCTCGCCTCCGGCGCCCTCGGCAAGGGCGAACGCACCCCCTCGGCGGCCGGCCGCAAGGCCGTCGCCTTCGCGATGGCTCAGCTCGGCAAGGACTACGAGTGGGGCGCGGAGGGTCCGAACACCTACGACTGCTCCGGGCTGACCTCGCAGGCCTGGCTGAGCGCCGGCGTGCAGATCCCGCGGACCAGCCAGGAGCAGTGGGCCCAGCTCAAGCACGTGCCGCTCAACCAGCTGCGCCCGGGCGACCTGATCCTCTACCACGAGGACGCCTCGCACGTGGCGATCTACATCGGCGGCGGGCTGGTCACCCAGGCGCCGCACACCGGCGCCGTGGTCAAGGTCTCGCCGATCGGCATGAGCCCGATCCTCGGCGCGGTCCGGCCCGACCCGGATTCGACGGCGGACGACGCGGGCGGCCAGTGGACCGTCCCGCCGATCCCCCAGGGCGCCGACGGGGCCACCCCGATCCAGCCCACCAAGCCGGTCAACCTCCCGACGCCCACGCCCGCTCCGCCGACGCCCACCGCCGGGCCGGTGACCAAGCCTCCGGTGACGCCGACGCCCACCGGCAAGCCTCCGGTGACCCCGACTCCGGCGCCGACCCCGACCACGCCGACTCCGACGGCCCCGACCACGCCGGGCACTCCGACGACTCCGGGGACTCCGACTCCGACTCCGACGCCTTCGCCCAGCAGCTCGGATTCGGCTTCGGCGTCCAGCTCGGTCTCGGCCTCCGGTTCGGGTTCGGCTTCTCCTACGAGCTGA